The following are encoded together in the Ezakiella massiliensis genome:
- a CDS encoding helix-turn-helix domain-containing protein — translation MGFGVKIRKLREAKGWTQQELGDMIGMSTRTICAYENENIRPRKRETYNQLSELFDVNVNYLLTDEESFIFQAHNDFGKIGMQEATELINGVIGLFAGGDLTLEDKKAVLDTIEEAYYDAKHRETERKKKEGKL, via the coding sequence ATGGGATTTGGAGTTAAAATCAGAAAATTAAGAGAAGCCAAGGGTTGGACCCAGCAAGAGTTGGGCGATATGATCGGCATGAGCACGCGGACTATATGTGCCTATGAAAACGAAAACATCAGACCCCGCAAACGCGAAACCTACAATCAGCTAAGCGAGCTTTTTGATGTAAATGTAAACTACTTGCTCACAGACGAAGAGTCCTTTATTTTTCAAGCCCACAACGATTTTGGCAAGATTGGCATGCAAGAGGCAACCGAACTTATAAACGGAGTTATCGGACTCTTTGCAGGCGGAGACTTGACCTTAGAAGATAAAAAAGCCGTCCTTGACACCATTGAAGAAGCCTATTACGATGCCAAGCACAGGGAAACTGAACGCAAAAAGAAAGAAGGCAAACTCTAA
- a CDS encoding InlB B-repeat-containing protein has product MRKLLIYLICGLMTLGVFIPVALKAADSNETTSPGEEKLYGVQFKLIKTNGSMDNIGSLKDYVSLSNPEMPTLKEDFLNLFNSTDTNTFNPRFICRSYTFGHAFDIEYYTVKFKNGRKIIDLSDIKELKSDDLNPNAPNLLIWVHAKIKNGYKVYFDFKNGEEGFTTETAFASKVKESPKVPTREGYKFLGWYDGDKIFRIEKDFIYEDTTLTAKWEKENFDKYKVSFVLEGSNIPSQEVEFDTQAAEPKVDPKEGFEFDGWYTDSEFKNKFDFSSPVKSDMILYARWSKKKYTVSFMLEGSDIPSQEVEFDTNATEPTVETKECFEFDGWYTDSEFKKKFNFSSPIKSDMILYAKWAKKKYTVSFMLEGENIPNQEVKLDSQATEPTVEVKEGFEFDGWYTDSEFKKKFDFSSPIKKDLILYARWIEIEEENPNPDEKDPDDDKDPDENPDETEEPGKNPDEKEEPGETEEPGDDEKEKPDEDKKPDDNEESDNQKNPDINDKPNKNDRPSYDYYDYYDYYWHPNYDYLKPNKNNPSDIANNKYDNKGNKAEEKTKDENKEEIIEEKVTIPEAILNSYFSDIGDLPGDYQEAIIDLANRSVLIGTGKNNFDPHTSISRAMVAQVLYRLANDKAYVNPSDFTDSAPTNWFYTAVNWANEKGLVEGFKDKTFRPNKSITNEELAVILARAIEKLELKTTKINSIDKGDYKFLGDYKFLADWNRDGIIKMLELNLMDFTFENNQVVVKEISRAEFANIIYKLINSLN; this is encoded by the coding sequence ATGAGAAAATTATTAATTTACTTAATTTGTGGGCTGATGACCTTAGGTGTGTTTATACCAGTGGCTTTAAAGGCGGCTGATTCAAATGAGACCACTAGCCCAGGAGAAGAGAAATTATATGGAGTCCAGTTTAAGCTTATTAAAACTAATGGATCTATGGATAATATAGGTTCCTTAAAAGATTACGTTAGCCTTTCTAATCCTGAAATGCCGACTTTAAAAGAAGATTTCTTAAACCTATTTAATTCTACTGATACAAATACATTTAATCCTAGGTTCATATGCCGCTCCTATACCTTTGGTCATGCCTTCGATATAGAATATTATACAGTTAAATTTAAAAATGGTAGAAAAATTATAGACCTATCAGATATTAAAGAACTAAAATCAGACGATCTCAATCCAAATGCTCCAAATTTATTAATATGGGTGCATGCGAAAATTAAAAATGGATATAAGGTTTATTTTGATTTCAAAAATGGTGAAGAAGGTTTTACAACAGAAACAGCGTTTGCTAGTAAGGTTAAAGAATCTCCAAAAGTTCCAACAAGAGAAGGATATAAATTCTTAGGCTGGTATGACGGCGATAAAATCTTTAGAATAGAAAAAGATTTTATATACGAAGATACTACTTTAACCGCCAAGTGGGAAAAGGAAAATTTTGATAAGTATAAAGTATCCTTCGTGCTTGAAGGAAGTAATATTCCAAGTCAAGAGGTTGAATTTGATACACAGGCGGCCGAGCCAAAAGTAGATCCTAAAGAAGGCTTTGAATTTGACGGTTGGTACACTGATTCTGAATTTAAGAATAAATTTGATTTTTCAAGTCCTGTAAAGTCTGACATGATCTTGTATGCAAGATGGTCGAAGAAAAAATACACTGTATCTTTCATGCTTGAAGGAAGTGATATTCCAAGTCAAGAGGTTGAATTTGATACAAATGCAACCGAACCAACAGTAGAAACAAAAGAATGTTTTGAATTTGATGGTTGGTACACTGATTCTGAGTTTAAAAAGAAATTTAATTTTTCAAGTCCTATTAAGTCTGACATGATCTTGTACGCAAAATGGGCGAAGAAAAAATATACTGTATCCTTTATGCTTGAAGGAGAAAACATTCCAAATCAAGAGGTTAAATTAGATTCACAAGCAACCGAACCAACAGTAGAAGTAAAAGAAGGTTTTGAATTTGATGGTTGGTACACTGATTCTGAATTTAAAAAGAAATTTGATTTTTCAAGCCCTATAAAAAAAGACCTCATATTATATGCAAGATGGATTGAAATAGAAGAAGAAAATCCAAATCCAGACGAAAAAGATCCAGACGATGACAAAGACCCAGATGAAAATCCAGACGAAACTGAAGAGCCTGGCAAAAATCCTGACGAAAAGGAAGAACCTGGTGAAACTGAAGAACCTGGCGATGATGAAAAAGAAAAACCAGATGAAGATAAAAAGCCAGACGACAATGAAGAATCTGACAATCAAAAGAATCCAGATATAAACGACAAGCCAAATAAAAATGACAGGCCTTCATACGATTATTATGACTACTATGATTACTACTGGCATCCAAATTACGACTATCTAAAGCCAAATAAAAATAATCCTTCTGATATTGCAAATAATAAATATGACAATAAAGGTAACAAGGCTGAAGAAAAAACAAAGGATGAAAATAAAGAAGAAATAATTGAAGAAAAAGTCACAATACCAGAGGCCATTTTAAATTCATATTTTTCTGACATAGGTGATCTGCCTGGCGACTACCAAGAGGCCATCATTGACCTGGCCAACAGGTCTGTGCTTATAGGAACGGGCAAAAATAATTTTGATCCACATACAAGTATCTCTCGTGCTATGGTAGCTCAAGTTCTCTATAGACTTGCAAATGACAAGGCTTATGTAAATCCATCCGACTTTACGGATTCCGCTCCGACAAATTGGTTTTACACTGCTGTTAATTGGGCCAATGAAAAAGGCCTAGTTGAAGGTTTTAAAGATAAGACCTTTAGGCCAAATAAATCTATTACAAACGAAGAACTGGCTGTAATCCTCGCAAGGGCAATTGAAAAATTAGAATTAAAAACCACTAAGATAAATTCAATCGACAAGGGCGATTACAAATTCCTGGGCGATTACAAATTCCTGGCCGATTGGAATAGAGACGGCATTATCAAAATGCTTGAACTCAATCTCATGGATTTTACCTTTGAAAACAATCAAGTTGTAGTAAAAGAAATCTCCAGGGCTGAGTTTGCAAATATAATTTATAAATTAATAAATTCCCTTAATTAA